A genomic stretch from Octopus sinensis linkage group LG14, ASM634580v1, whole genome shotgun sequence includes:
- the LOC115218784 gene encoding serine/arginine-rich splicing factor 10 isoform X1, which yields MSRYSRPPNTSLYVRNVPEGTRPEDLRSLFGKYGPVTDVYVPVDYYTRRSRGFAYIQFEDPRDADDALYHLDASNFYGKNLQIEFARGDRKTPSQMRNKEKMRRSSLSPYRSRYYDDYYDRRGSRRGYRSRSRSPRSRSRSPNGGSTRKSRRSRSRSPRRHRSYSRSRSRSRSYDRRRSSPSPRRSVSGDQKDHTLRSRSYSRSSSQSGGKDGSGQDDQKADSPQD from the exons ACCCGAAGACTTGCGAAGTTTATTTGGCAAATATGGACCTGTAACTGATGTGTATGTTCCAGTGGATTATTACACAAGAAGATCAAGAGGTTTTGCCTACATTCA ATTTGAAGACCCTAGAGATGCTGATGATGCATTGTACCACCTTGATGCCAGTAACTTTTATGGGAAGAACCTACAGATAGAATTTGCAAGAGGAGACAGAAAAA cACCATCACAaatgagaaacaaagaaaaaatgagaCGCAGTTCATTATCACCATATCGTAGTCGTTactatgatgattattatgacaGACGAGGCAGCAGACGAGGTTACAGATCAAGAAGTAGGAGTCCAAG ATCTCGTTCAAGGAGCCCTAATGGTGGCAGCACTAGGAAAAG tcGACGTAGTCGAAGCAGATCTCCACGCAGACATAG GTCTTACAGTCGTTCTCGCAGCAGATCAAGGTCTTATGATCGCAGAAGAAGCAGCCCATCTCCACGTAGGTCTGTATCTGGCGACCAGAAGGACCACACACTCAG gTCTCGGTCATACAGCAGGTCTTCGTCCCAGTCAGGGGGTAAAGATGGCTCTGGACAGGATGACCAGAAGGCAGATAGCCCTCAAGactag
- the LOC115218784 gene encoding serine/arginine-rich splicing factor 12 isoform X2 produces the protein MSRYSRPPNTSLYVRNVPEGTRPEDLRSLFGKYGPVTDVYVPVDYYTRRSRGFAYIQFEDPRDADDALYHLDASNFYGKNLQIEFARGDRKTPSQMRNKEKMRRSSLSPYRSRYYDDYYDRRGSRRGYRSRSRSPRSRSRSPNGGSTRKRSYSRSRSRSRSYDRRRSSPSPRRSVSGDQKDHTLRSRSYSRSSSQSGGKDGSGQDDQKADSPQD, from the exons ACCCGAAGACTTGCGAAGTTTATTTGGCAAATATGGACCTGTAACTGATGTGTATGTTCCAGTGGATTATTACACAAGAAGATCAAGAGGTTTTGCCTACATTCA ATTTGAAGACCCTAGAGATGCTGATGATGCATTGTACCACCTTGATGCCAGTAACTTTTATGGGAAGAACCTACAGATAGAATTTGCAAGAGGAGACAGAAAAA cACCATCACAaatgagaaacaaagaaaaaatgagaCGCAGTTCATTATCACCATATCGTAGTCGTTactatgatgattattatgacaGACGAGGCAGCAGACGAGGTTACAGATCAAGAAGTAGGAGTCCAAG ATCTCGTTCAAGGAGCCCTAATGGTGGCAGCACTAGGAAAAG GTCTTACAGTCGTTCTCGCAGCAGATCAAGGTCTTATGATCGCAGAAGAAGCAGCCCATCTCCACGTAGGTCTGTATCTGGCGACCAGAAGGACCACACACTCAG gTCTCGGTCATACAGCAGGTCTTCGTCCCAGTCAGGGGGTAAAGATGGCTCTGGACAGGATGACCAGAAGGCAGATAGCCCTCAAGactag